GGCAGGAGTTCAGCAATGGAAGCGATAGCGGCTGCTAAAAACGGAAATTTTTCAGAAGCACGTGAAAAGCTTACACAAGCTGCGGAAGAATTAAATGCAGCTCATCATATTCAAACTTCGTTAATTCAAGGAGAAATTAGAGGGGAAAGCACAGAAATTTCTCTGCTC
This sequence is a window from Priestia aryabhattai. Protein-coding genes within it:
- a CDS encoding PTS lactose/cellobiose transporter subunit IIA, which encodes MESVQEYIFKLILHGGNGRSSAMEAIAAAKNGNFSEAREKLTQAAEELNAAHHIQTSLIQGEIRGESTEISLLMIHAQDHLMNAMTVKEMATEFVDLYETIKISGGITL